The following are encoded in a window of Citrobacter freundii genomic DNA:
- a CDS encoding HTH-type transcriptional regulator, whose product MEYKDPMLELLSSLEQIVFKDVSQTVTLTQKANPFTEFEQLRRGTGLKTDDFARVMGVTVAMVHEWESKRVKPSSTELKLMRLIQADPRLSKQLMD is encoded by the coding sequence ATGGAATATAAAGATCCTATGCTTGAACTGCTTAGCAGTCTGGAACAGATTGTTTTTAAAGATGTATCGCAGACCGTCACCTTGACGCAAAAAGCCAACCCGTTTACCGAATTTGAACAGCTACGACGAGGGACGGGTTTAAAAACAGATGATTTTGCCCGAGTAATGGGCGTAACGGTTGCGATGGTTCATGAGTGGGAGTCTAAACGCGTAAAGCCGTCCAGTACCGAATTGAAATTGATGCGCCTGATTCAGGCCGACCCGAGATTAAGTAAGCAGTTGATGGATTGA